Genomic DNA from Equus caballus isolate H_3958 breed thoroughbred chromosome 10, TB-T2T, whole genome shotgun sequence:
TGAGCATAGGAAAGTCAGCCAGGCAGGGGACAGAGGCCCCCAGGATGGTCAGGGAGCACATGGACAGAATCTGAGCAACAACTCAGCCAACAGACATGGAGAGGTGTGTGATCTCCctgaagccttcctggaggacCATGGATCCCACAGCCAGCTGATCTCCCATGACCCCCATCCTCTCACCCGGGACATGCAGGAAACCTCCCCCTTCAGACCTGAGAATTGCAGCTCCTGAGACACCAGGTACTGGTTGTCTGTCCTGGAATCAGAGGCCAGGCTGGTGTCACCTCACCAGTCATCACTCAGCTTGCCCCTTTCTCACCCCTAGTCATCTCTGTGACCATCCCGTTGGGAGTAAATCCAACCTTCCCAGAGCATCTGAGGACACTGGGAAGACCCTGGTGCCCAGTTCAGTTTCTCTGTCAAAAGAGATAATCCTCTGGGTTTGGAAACCTCTGAGCTTCTGTGGGGTGCTGAAAGACACCAAACCCAGGACACAGCCAGGCCAGTGCTGGGGCCAGGTGGGCTGTCCTCTGAGGACACAGGGGTCCCCATCAGCCTTGCTATTGAAAGTGCTCCACAGGCCAGTGtgatcagcatcacctgagagcttgttagatgCAGACTCGGGTCTACTCCACACCTGCTgggtcagaatctgcattttaacagaatCTCCTGACTCTGAACAGAAGAATGGGAGAGGCTGTCCCACCCCCACAAAATGGGGTCTCAGCCTTCCTGGGTAGCCATAAACCTGGGCAGCTGCTAAAGTAGCATTTCTTTTGTCACCTAGGCATTCACAGTCCTTACAAATTtccacaggtgattctgacacagaGCAAGGGTGACATCCTTGTGACAGGAGTTCCTGATGTAGCCCAAGAACTCCTGCTCTGAAGGGATAAGTCAAACGTGAGAGAAAGGGCTGCAGTGGAGACTGACTATGCACCCTGAGCCAGAGTTGTGGGGACTGCCCAGGAGACCAATCCCCAGGTTTCTGTTTGTCCAaacaagggtgtgtgtgtgtgtgcgtgtgtgtgtatttatgggATGAATCACAACTAAACAAGGAGAGGCCTCCACAGTTGCCAGGAAACCAAAATGTAGAAGGAGGAGACTAGGGAGGCTGGAatgaaaggaggagagggagggacccGAGCAGAGACAACACCCCCAGTGCATATGACCCGTTAGGCATCCCTGCCCCTGGAGGaggctcagcacagagggaggAACGACAGCAGAGCTGAAGCATCTGGACAGAAGTGTTTGTGAGAGTTTCTGGAGCCCAAGCTCTTCTCACAAAGGGAGGGACAGAGCAGGCAGCAGATACCATGGAGCACCCATCAGCCCCTGCCCACAGAGGGCACATCCCCCGGCAGGGGCTTCTGCTGGCAGGTAAGAGGGGATGATTCCCTGGTGtgggtgggaggatgggaggaCAGAGACCAGCTGGGGTCTCCTGGGGAGGACGAGGCTCTGAGAGGAGACAGAGGACATCTGTTTGGACCTGAGGGGAGGGAACATGGGAGGTGAGTAGGATGACTGGAGAGGGCTGAGCAACAGAAAAATCTTAGTGAACTGGAATTGGTGAGGGGCAGGAAAACCTCACTTGCTGTATTTTTTCAggttacattttgaaaataagataACTATATCAGAGTGACACTTCCTAAAAAAACATAACCAGGGGCACTAAACATTGTCTTCACTAATAAACCTCAGAAACTGACAAATAAACACCACAAAATGGAGGGCCCTGGGAACACTCATTCATACATCcacaggtgtttgcagtctgttccaggcactgggggaaCAACAAGATCAgacaagtccctgccctcaggaactCACATTCTGtggggatgaggagagagaagcaaagagatcTAGAATGTTATGTCAGGGACTAACAAGTGTCACGCAGGGAACAGAGCAGGGAAAAGTCAGAAAGTGAAGACAGGGGGTCTTTCAGTAGGTGGTAGGAAAGGCATCTCCCAAGGATGCCCCTGAGAGTGAGTAGGGCActgagggcagggaggcagggagctaGGCAGACACCTGGGGAAGACTAATGGGAACAGAGGAAATAAGTTCAGAGGGGCTGAAGTAACGGTGGTGATGCTGGTGACCTTGACCAGTGGGAGACACAAACAGGCACACACTCCAAGTCTAAGAGGTGAAGAGACCTGCTCAAGACCCACGGACACATCTTTCCATTCCAATACATAGGTCCAAATATTaattgatctctctctcttctctcccagtcTCACTATTAACCTTCTGGAACCCACCCACCACTGCCCAACTCACTATTGAATCGGTGCCGACAGATGCTCTTGAAGGAACGGATGTTCTTCTACTTGTCCACAATCTGCCTGAGAATCTTTTAGGCTATGTCTGGCTGAAAGGGGAAGGAATAGATCCCGATCAACAAATTGTAATATATGTGatagaaacacaagaaaatacCCCATGGCTTCTATATAGTGGTCGAGAGACAACATACCACAATGGATCTCTGCTGTTCCAGAACGTCACCCGGAGTGACACAGGATACTACACCCTACAAGCCATAGACCAAGATTTTAACAATGCAGTGGGAACTGTACAGCTCCGCGTATACCGTGAGTGATTCCTCTCTGACCTCTGGGTGTTGGGTGGGGTGAATTCTACTTCACATACACAGTATTGGCAGGCCTGGACTGTGCCTACATCCCCCTCTGCATTATATCTCATGTTGGGGTTTGAGCATTTAGGGCAGGATATACACAGTGGACATGAACCTCAAAAGATCAGAATACCCTTCCCAGAATCCAGCCCTTACAGAAATTCCCTGCAGAGAGAAGGACCAGTCTGATGGGAGTAACTTAGCAGAGGGAGATCAGTCTCAGTCCAGTCCCATGGGCACCTCCCCGTGAACATGACCCTAAGACCCTGCACAGCTCAGTCTGGGCCTAGCCTGATGGGCCCCCTGGGATTCTCATAGAGAAGCTCAGGCCCGTGAAGCCTCTGCTCAGAACGCTGTCCGAGGACTCCTGACTCCAGTGACCCCGGGGACCCTGTGCCAGGGTTAGACTTTGGCCTCCTGGGCAGGGATGACTGGGAGCAATGATTTCCTGGCTGCCCAAGTCAAGGCTCCTGAGCTGGACACCAGCCAAGGCTCCGCCCTAAGAGCCACATCTTCATCAGGGCAGAGCCTGATCCTTCACCTGAGACTTAGCATGGAGAGCATAGATTGATAAGGTCTCCAGGCCATTAGCCAACTGCCCTGGAGGTACAGGGACCTCCACAAGATGGTCACCACCCCCAGGAAAGAACAGAGAACCAAACATGCTCTGGGCAGCTCCTCATCCACCATGGATCAGGACCAAGGAGCTCTCTTGAATACCGTTTATTTGGGCAGATCATACATAGTAAGCTTTAGGTCAGGTATTTGGGGATGTTTTAAGGTTAATTCACAGACAACATGGCAATCCAGAGACCATTTACCTGATTTTAttcaggggaaactgaggcacagtgataAACAGTCACTGAATCAGGGTCACACAGACCATGAACAGCAGATCAGAGTCACAGCAAGATCTTTGCGCAGCCACAGCCTCAACCTCTCCACTACCCCAGGGGCCTTATTAGGCATCTATGGACTCTAAGATCAGTTGTTGGATCAGATCCTTTCTTTTTAGGGATCCACAGCTCAAGGTAGAGTCTCTGGTCTGGAGAGTAACAGGAAATGGAGATTTAACCTGTTTTTACTCAAGGACTAAATTACCTGCATCAACAATCAAAATCGGTGCCAGGAATGTCCAGGCCTCCCCCTCAGGTGGCCAATCCAACCTCCCTGCACAGGACTTGAAATCCCATATTTGTTTCCTGATGTGTTGGTGTCCCTCCCACTGGAGCATAAAGGAAAGGACTTTGCTGTCTCACTGCCCACTCTACACCTGCAACTATCACAGGTCCCAACAACTCAATTGCTCTTTcatgaaggagggagggagtgaatggtcaaggaatgaatgaacgatccattttctcttcataAACTGGAACCTGGAAGCAGAAGCCTAGGAGGTTATGACCACACttgttccctctctctccaggGGCTGAGATCCATGTTCCAACCCTCTGACCACCAGCCCCTAAGGCCACTCTGAGAGGAGAGTTACATGACTGTGGGGCTTCTCAGCCATGATAAGGTTTTCAAGGCTGTTCTAGTCCTGCCCCTGGGGAAGCCGTGGGCTTCGGGTGCCTGGAGTCTTTAAAGTCACTTGTAACCCCCATTGCTCACAGCCTTAGACATTTCCggctctctctctgctccttccatgtccctcatcttcctctcccttcattCCAGCTGAGACTGCTCCTGCTCTGCACAACTTCCTGCACTCTTTAGTCCTCCCCAGATTCTCCCGCTAATACCTGTGGTCAGGCACACCCTCTGAGGCAATAGTAAAGAACACAGAAATCAGTGGGAAGGCAGCCCCTTGAAGCTCCATCATGAGCCAACTCCTCAGATCACCAGGAGAACAAGTTTCCACTGAGCCCCCATCCAGGGCTCTTTCCTTCCATGATGTCAAGTGGAACACACCACATAACAGGGTCGTGTGACCCCTCGATCTACTCTTTACATGACTCAACCAGGGAGTCAAAGGCAGAAGGACAGGTCTGCAGTTCCCAAAAACTCATAAGCTCATTTCACCCCTTTGACTCCTGACTCACATCCTCATCCTGGTAAGGATCCTGTTCCTCCAGTGGTTCCTGAGAGCTTCCCAAGGTGGGGCTGGCCAGACCTTGCACCATCTGACTGGTTTACTCCCCATTTGACACACATAGGTCCTCATGATGACACCTTTACCATAGGGTGGGATGCTCTTAGACGGTGAGATCCACCAGCCACTGTCCTTTCACTTAGATGCTGCCCAATTTGGATGAATTTGATCATCATGTTTCCTGAGGTTGAAAGAAAGCCACATGCAAGCATTGGAGCGTCTTCCCATTTTGCCTGACTGTCCACATAAATGGATGACGGGGACCTCTTTCCTAAATTTACTAACATAACACATATCATTTCAACTAATTTGGTAGCATTCCTTGCTTTATATAACATTGACTTGTCAGACCTGCCCCCAATCAATTCTGTCCTCGTAACAAGACTTGCCAGGCTCTCTCTATCCAGAGAGCCACTGATTGATTTCAAATCCACTTTAGCATCTTCCTTTGATCAAAATGTGACCCTGGGTGGACCCCAGAACTTGTTCTATGATCTTTAGTGCTCTCTAGAGATATTCCTCCAGAAACTGGTCTTAGTTCTTTGGggaattaatattaattttcaatatagaaacagttttacttctcctCAGATTTCTGTCCCATAACTGTGTTTACAAGTGTTCCATGAGGGCTAGATTCCCTCCACTCACTTTCTATCTGTCACCCCTTCTGCATTTGAAAATATCCACTTGTATTTCAGGAAAGATCAACATGGTCCTCACTGCCCTCTGCTGTTGGAGAAAAGACTTTAAAGACCAAGGGCAGAGCAGATGGCTCTGCTGCCAAAGCCAGCCAGCTCCTGTCTGTCCCCATCATTCTTTTCTGGATCATTTCTAGTCCTCACTCTGCTCTACCCTTTATGGAGTCACTGTCTCATGCCAGTCACCATGGAGCACCCAGGCAGGCCTGTCCCACTTCATGGCCCTGCAGCCTGAGTGCTGAGCTGACCTCCAGGTCACAGGTTGGCTGAGAGGTGAGAGATGCCAACTCTTACTGAAGATGCCTTTGGAGGAATCAAAGGTGCCACACAGGGTAATATTCTCTCTGTTATCTGTGCAGCGGAGTTAACCAAACCCAACATCACATGCAACAACTCCAACCCCGTGGAGCACAAGGACCCTGTAGTGTTAACATGTGAACCTGAGACTCAGAACACCACCTACCTGTGGTCGATCAACAATCAGAGCCTCCCGGACAGCGCCTGGCTGGAGCTATCCTCGGACAACAGGACTCTCACTTTACTCCGTGTCACAATGAATGACACAGGACCCTATGAGTGTGAAACCCGGAACCCAGTGAGTGCTCGTCGCAGTGACCCATTCTACCTCAATGTTCTCTGTGAGTAACTTATGTCCCTACCTGACCCAGGCTGTCTGCCCAAATCCACACTGCCAGAGGCCAAGCTACATCCGTCCCTCTCAGGTTCAAATAAACAGACCCACAACCCTGGACACCAGGCTGGCCATGAATTCCCGTATGAGGCAAATCTCGGCATGCCCAGCCTTGAGCCAAGACTAGGATGGGTAGAAGAAACAGGTTAATGTCTCAGACTCAGGATGAGTGAACACAGAGGGGTCATGGTTGGGAGTTTTTAAATCAAGGTTGTGACCTGGCTCAGAAGATACTATGGCACTTGTTCAGATCAGGAGCATGCCCCTCCCTCTGATTACATCACATGCGGCTTTATTATCTTTGCTACAGATGCCCCAACCATTTTGCCCTCAGACTCTTATTACCATCCAGGGGCAAACTTCAGTCTCTCTTACCATACACCTCTAACCTGCCCACACAGTATTCTTGGCTTATTGATGAGATGCTCCAGCAATCCACACAGGAGCTCTTTATCCCCAACATCACTGCAAATGACAGTGGATCCTATACCTGCCTCGTCCATAACTCTGTCACTAGTCTCAATAAGACCACAGTCAAGACTATTACAGTCTCTGTTAAGTGACTCCCTGGCCCATCAGCCCTGGGGTCTGGGGTGGAGTTCTGTCTGGACTTCAGAAAAGAGCCTCTAGGGAGTTATTTCCCATCCTGTGTCCGTGGACACAAGAAAACCCCCAATCTCTCCCTGAACCCTCCCACTTCATCTCTGCAGACCCTTCTTTGCCATCCTCTGATTTCCCAGGGCAGATGTGTGTCTAGCCTGGAATGTGGGGAGAGGGTTCTCTCAGCCCCAGAAAGCCCCACATAGTGGAGGTGGCttcacagagggagaaagaaaaaggcccTCCTGCTCTTGGCTCGCCTTATGACTGGCTCTGCTCTGATGCCATCTGTGGTGGGACAGGGCCATGTAGAGGAGGTACATGGGGGGTCTCTCACCAAACTGGCCAAATTGTGCCACCCATTGATACCAGATCCTTTCTCAGGCCAGGATGCAGACAAATGGGAAAAGAGAGAGCCTCAGTGAAGACTCCTCTGAGCTGTGTCCTCGCTCTGAGGTCAACAGCTGTATGACACTATATGACACCAACACTTACATATACCAAAGGAGAACAGTGAATGATGGTGCACACTTGGAAAAATAGGTTGGTTCTTCCATGAAGTCCTTTCATGGGATGGAAGGAGCAGAGCCAAAAAGTTTATAGTTTATACAGAGAGCTAAGAGTACCACCTTTTTGTTAAAACTGTGACCACTTCTTTCTAgagatttccttctctctgataTTTAATCCACAGGCCAGGAGCTAAAAGTTCTATTCAGGCAGTGAAATCCTTTAGAATGGAACTTCTCCAGGTCCTAAGGTCATGAGGACTGGCTGGGCCATGCTCCTTatctaataaattatttaacaaaaaaatgcCTTCACTTCTCTATTTAAAGTTACCATACTAAAGAGCAAGCCTGATCACTCATAAAGTCACAGAACTATCTAGCAAAGGGTCACAAAAAAACCAACAGGAGAAAAATTCCACCTGCTGATGAGGAGGCTGGATACGTGGGCTGAGAAGAGGTTCCTGGTGCTGATACTTTGGAGATGTCCACGGGAAACAAGCTAGGGTCATCCTGGGGTGATCTGGGGGTCGGAGAGGAGGGGCAGCCCTCTCCCATCTGGAGGGAGGATGCCAGGGATTACCAGTGTGAGGTGTCCAACTTGGTCAGTTCCAGAAAAAGGAACATCCTCAGACAATGTGAAATGTAAGTGACCACTTGCCCCATCCTGCATCTTCCTGGCAAGATGATTCCACCAATGTTGTGCGAAATGGATAGAAGTCACAGGGGGCAGAATATCAATCAAGAGACCAttgcagtaaacaaaacagcaaagtAGTTAAGAGCTCAGTCTCTGAATCAAATATACTAAGTTTCTTATCATGGGTCTGGCATGTACTGTGTGACATTTCACctgattctttttgtttctgttaccATTTATTCATGGTAAAATATTTTGTGGTAAAATGTTCACatgatttaccattttaaccatctttaagtgtacagctcagtggcattaaatacatttatattgttgTGCCAGCATTACCACTATCCATGTAGAAATTTTCCGTCTTATTGTAGTAAAACTCTGTACcctttaaacaataactccccacttccccaccccaATTCCtagcaaccatcattctactttctgtctccatgaatttgactactcttgGTACtttttataagtggaatcatacagtatttgtcctttcacGTCTGGCTtttgtcacttagcataatgtcatcaGTGTCCCATAcatattgtagcatatatcagaattttactcctttttaaggctgaaaaatattcccttGCATGTACATGTCACATTTTGTTAATCTTTCATCCATCTgtgaacttctgctttgtttccaccttttgattGTTGctaataatgctgctatgaccaTGGGTGttcaaatatctgttcaaatccttactttcaattcttttgcgtatataccagaagtggaattgctggatcaaatgtcAATTCTTTGCTCAATTTTCGGATGAACTGCCGTACCATTTTCCACCCTGGCTACACCGtattgcattcccactagcagtgcagAAGTTCCAATTTTTCACATCCTTGCTGTCATGTTTTCTTTTGGGggatttttaataatagccatcctaatgggtataaggtggaatctcactgtggttttgatttgcatttccctaatgattagtgatatggagcatcttttcaagtgcttattggccatttgtatatcttctttggagaaacgtctattcagttcctttgcccatttttaaactgggttgttttttgttgttttgttgagttgtaatagttctttatatattttgcatgttaattcttgtcagatatacgatttgcaaattatttctcccattctgttggttgtcttttcactttcttgaaaatgttctttgctgcacaaaagtttttaattttgatgaagtccaatttatctattttttctttgttgcctgtgcttttagtttcttatccaagaaatcactgccaaattgaatgtcatgaagctttcactctatgttttattctaaaggttttgtagttttagctctcacatttaggtctttgatccattgtgagttaattttttgtatatggtgttagatAAGAGTTCAACCTCATTCTTTTGCCTGGATATAAAGTTTTCCcaattcatttgttttaaacatagtcctttctccattgaatggtcttcataaccttgtcaaaaatcatctTACCATATTTTGAAggatttatttctagattttctattccattggtctatatgtctgtctttatgctagtaccacacttttgattactgtagctttgtagtaatttCTGGAATCAGGAGAAGTGTGTCCTCCaacttcttctttttccagattgttttggctattcagagtctcttGAAATTCCACGTGAATTTTAGGAtgcatctttcttttcctgctaaaaaatgtcattgggattttgatagcgATTGCACTGAGTgtgatcactttgggtagtattgtcaTCCTAACATTATTAAACCTTCCAATCCACAAACATggaatgcctttccatttatttttgccttcttttactgctttcagcagtgtttttgtaatttttcagtttttaaatctttcacctccctggttaagTTGACTCCTAAttgtttattccttttgatgctattgtaaataagattttcttaatttccttttcaaattgttcattgttcgtgtatagaaacacaactgatttttacaTGTTGATTAGTATCCTGGagctttgctgaatttgtttgttacttctaaaattttttgtaggatctttaggattttctacatataagctcataccatctgcaaacagagataattttacatCTCCTTTCCgattttgttgtcttttctttctttttcttggccaGTGCTTccaatactattttgaatagaagtggcCAAAGC
This window encodes:
- the LOC100069585 gene encoding cell adhesion molecule CEACAM1, encoding MEHPSAPAHRGHIPRQGLLLAVSLLTFWNPPTTAQLTIESVPTDALEGTDVLLLVHNLPENLLGYVWLKGEGIDPDQQIVIYVIETQENTPWLLYSGRETTYHNGSLLFQNVTRSDTGYYTLQAIDQDFNNAVGTVQLRVYPELTKPNITCNNSNPVEHKDPVVLTCEPETQNTTYLWSINNQSLPDSAWLELSSDNRTLTLLRVTMNDTGPYECETRNPVSARRSDPFYLNVLYDPTQRNSAGLSGGVIGGIMVGVPAVVALIAVLVYCLCMRKTREYYGPF